In Microbacterium sp. SLBN-146, one genomic interval encodes:
- a CDS encoding extracellular solute-binding protein, whose translation MPESRTPLRILAPHEAVPTIARELSRRRFLGLAAIAGGTAVLAACAPGGSGSPAPQATGGDLESSLSIYTWGDYDSPDVVEGFTAELGPTVTLDSYSSNEELIAKLIAARGTSGYDIVVPTGVFIPQMIENELLTKFNKDLLPNLANMDAAYLGRAWDPENDYSVCKAWGTTGFVYDKTVITRELTTWADFFDAAQNEASGKTSMSDDPAGIIGAYFWANDLDWNTEDETQLEECRAFLVEQIAPHISAFDSYPGTNAIPQGTQVLMQAWNGDARLGLTESSEPDRWQWVLPGPVTELWMDNWAIAAGAPNPEAAHAFINFSMTPENLFLNLDYIGYNVGGKDMEGEAQAAGIPFTDMIFFSPEQLESMHEQTLNDSQTTRVNIWNEMKAAAGA comes from the coding sequence ATGCCCGAATCCCGCACTCCCCTCCGCATCCTCGCTCCCCACGAAGCCGTCCCGACGATCGCCCGCGAACTCTCGCGGCGCCGGTTCCTCGGGCTCGCCGCGATCGCGGGTGGCACGGCGGTCCTCGCGGCCTGCGCGCCCGGCGGCAGCGGATCGCCCGCACCGCAGGCGACGGGCGGCGACCTCGAAAGCAGCCTGTCGATCTACACGTGGGGCGACTACGACTCCCCCGACGTCGTCGAGGGGTTCACCGCCGAGCTCGGCCCGACCGTGACCCTCGACTCGTACTCGTCGAACGAGGAGCTCATCGCGAAGCTCATCGCGGCCCGCGGCACATCCGGCTACGACATCGTCGTCCCGACGGGCGTCTTCATCCCGCAGATGATCGAGAACGAGCTCCTGACGAAGTTCAACAAGGACCTCCTGCCCAATCTCGCCAACATGGATGCCGCGTACCTCGGCCGCGCGTGGGACCCGGAGAACGACTACTCCGTCTGCAAGGCGTGGGGCACGACCGGGTTCGTCTACGACAAGACCGTCATCACGCGCGAACTCACGACGTGGGCGGACTTCTTCGACGCGGCGCAGAACGAAGCGAGCGGCAAGACGTCGATGTCAGACGACCCCGCCGGCATCATCGGCGCGTACTTCTGGGCGAACGACCTCGACTGGAACACGGAGGACGAGACCCAGCTCGAAGAGTGCCGGGCGTTCCTCGTCGAGCAGATCGCCCCGCACATCTCGGCCTTCGACTCGTACCCGGGAACCAACGCGATCCCGCAGGGCACGCAGGTGCTCATGCAGGCGTGGAACGGCGATGCGCGTCTGGGTCTCACCGAGTCGAGCGAGCCGGACCGCTGGCAGTGGGTGCTCCCCGGCCCCGTCACGGAGCTGTGGATGGACAACTGGGCGATCGCCGCGGGCGCCCCGAACCCGGAGGCCGCGCACGCGTTCATCAACTTCTCGATGACGCCCGAGAACCTCTTCCTCAACCTCGACTACATCGGCTACAACGTCGGCGGCAAGGACATGGAGGGCGAGGCGCAAGCCGCTGGCATCCCCTTCACCGACATGATCTTCTTCAGCCCCGAGCAGCTCGAGTCGATGCACGAGCAGACGCTCAACGACTCCCAGACGACACGGGTCAACATCTGGAACGAGATGAAGGCCGCCGCGGGTGCGTAG
- a CDS encoding ABC transporter ATP-binding protein produces the protein MTTATDTRSALQVELESRGSVVLEGITKRYGDQIAVDELSLEVQPGEFISFLGPSGCGKTTTLRMIAGFEHPDAGDIRISGHSVLSSPSYRRDVNTVFQAYALFPHLSVAENVAYGLQQKRTPKSEVRERVSQSLDLVQMRRFADRKPTQLSGGQQQRVALARALVNRPAVLLLDEPLGALDRQLREEMQLELKLLQSRLGITFVFVTHDQGEALSMSDRIAIMRAGRIEQLADADTVYARPASAYVAAFVGQQNFFVGSVAEGGAAVSTPHGILRSADARLSGTANGEAAVRPENIRISATTDVGAAPAAANSVHGHLIGVSHLGDTMQYLVRLGDEQSLIVRRPTPEAPKLSVGDAVLCDWRSDHVLLFPRDDAAEEGGYIPPPTA, from the coding sequence GTGACAACGGCAACCGATACCCGCAGCGCCCTCCAGGTCGAGCTCGAGAGCCGCGGATCCGTCGTGCTCGAGGGCATCACGAAACGCTACGGCGACCAGATCGCCGTCGACGAACTCTCGCTCGAAGTCCAGCCGGGCGAGTTCATCTCGTTCCTCGGCCCCTCGGGCTGCGGCAAGACGACGACACTGCGAATGATCGCCGGTTTCGAGCATCCGGATGCCGGTGACATCCGCATCTCCGGACACTCTGTGCTGTCCTCGCCGTCGTACCGTCGCGACGTCAACACGGTCTTCCAGGCCTACGCGTTGTTCCCCCACTTGTCGGTCGCGGAGAACGTCGCGTACGGCCTGCAACAGAAGCGCACGCCGAAGTCCGAGGTCCGCGAACGGGTGTCGCAGTCCCTCGATCTCGTCCAGATGCGGCGGTTCGCCGACCGCAAGCCGACGCAGCTCTCAGGCGGACAGCAGCAGCGCGTCGCGCTCGCCCGGGCGCTCGTGAATCGGCCCGCCGTCCTCCTCCTCGACGAACCCCTCGGCGCCCTCGATCGGCAGCTCCGTGAAGAGATGCAGCTCGAACTCAAGCTCCTGCAGTCGCGCCTGGGCATCACGTTCGTCTTCGTGACGCACGACCAGGGCGAGGCACTGTCGATGAGCGACCGCATCGCGATCATGCGCGCGGGTCGCATCGAGCAGCTCGCGGATGCCGACACGGTCTACGCCCGCCCCGCGTCGGCGTACGTCGCGGCGTTCGTCGGGCAGCAGAACTTCTTCGTCGGCTCCGTCGCCGAAGGGGGTGCAGCGGTCTCGACTCCGCACGGGATCCTCCGCTCCGCCGACGCCCGTCTGAGCGGAACCGCGAACGGCGAGGCGGCCGTGCGGCCGGAGAACATCCGCATCTCGGCGACGACCGACGTCGGCGCGGCGCCCGCGGCGGCGAACAGCGTCCACGGGCACCTCATCGGCGTCTCGCACCTCGGCGACACGATGCAGTACCTCGTGCGTCTCGGCGACGAGCAGAGCCTCATCGTCCGCCGTCCGACCCCGGAGGCGCCCAAGCTCTCCGTCGGAGACGCCGTCCTCTGCGACTGGCGGTCCGATCACGTACTGCTCTTCCCGCGCGACGACGCCGCGGAAGAAGGCGGCTACATCCCGCCCCCGACCGCCTGA
- a CDS encoding ABC transporter permease, producing MRRSRSAGAFLAVPAWAWLTAFFVAPVAMVVWFSFGYKPGVFGTHANDILSFDRYVEAMSPTFFATFQNTLWVGILGTILCFFIGAPVAYWMAFKVRPERRGILIALVLVPFWTNFLVRTIGWQVIFAPEGWMSGLLQTIGIIDGPLEILYTRTAVLVGVVYNYLPLMILPLFVAFDRVGPTLREASKDLGAGKIRTFFRVTLPLSQPGVIAGVLLVFIPLMGDYITATVLGGARGNMVGQLVASQFQTAQNWALGSAMAVLLMLVITLTIAAAAAVIWLVALPFRSANRLVLGAEPPVDTTDAAAQPAREEVKA from the coding sequence GTGCGTAGGAGCCGCTCGGCCGGAGCGTTCCTCGCGGTGCCGGCGTGGGCCTGGCTCACGGCGTTCTTCGTCGCGCCGGTCGCGATGGTCGTGTGGTTCAGCTTCGGCTACAAGCCGGGCGTCTTCGGAACGCACGCGAACGACATCCTCTCGTTCGACCGCTACGTCGAGGCGATGTCCCCGACGTTCTTCGCGACGTTCCAGAACACGCTGTGGGTCGGCATCCTCGGCACGATCCTGTGCTTCTTCATCGGCGCACCGGTCGCGTACTGGATGGCGTTCAAGGTGCGGCCCGAGCGACGCGGCATCCTCATCGCGCTCGTCCTCGTGCCCTTCTGGACGAACTTCCTCGTGCGCACGATCGGATGGCAGGTCATCTTCGCGCCCGAAGGATGGATGTCGGGGCTCCTTCAGACGATCGGCATCATCGACGGTCCTCTCGAGATCCTCTACACGCGAACGGCGGTCCTCGTCGGCGTCGTCTACAACTACCTGCCGCTCATGATCCTGCCGCTGTTCGTCGCGTTCGATCGAGTCGGCCCGACGCTCCGCGAAGCGTCGAAGGACCTCGGTGCGGGGAAGATTCGGACGTTCTTCCGCGTGACGCTGCCGCTGTCGCAGCCCGGTGTCATCGCGGGCGTTCTGCTCGTCTTCATCCCGCTCATGGGCGACTACATCACCGCGACGGTCCTCGGCGGCGCGCGCGGCAACATGGTCGGCCAGCTCGTCGCGAGCCAGTTCCAGACGGCGCAGAACTGGGCGCTCGGGTCGGCGATGGCCGTCCTGCTCATGCTCGTGATCACCCTCACGATCGCCGCCGCAGCCGCGGTCATCTGGCTCGTCGCGCTGCCGTTCCGCTCGGCGAACCGGCTCGTCCTGGGTGCGGAGCCCCCTGTCGACACGACGGATGCCGCAGCCCAGCCCGCTCGCGAAGAGGTGAAGGCATGA
- a CDS encoding DNA-formamidopyrimidine glycosylase family protein, with protein MPEGDTVFRAARRLDDVLAGAVLERFDLRVPQAATIDLSGMTVEHVVPRGKHLLHRIGDWTLHSHLKMEGEWHVYRRGERWRAPAFKARAVLSTRTHDTVGFDLADISVVPRSHEHELVGYLGPDPLREDWDPAEAARRVQADERPVHVAILDQRNVAGFGNVYANEMLFVRGIAPTAPASEIDAPSLIDVGARMIRANRDRSSRTFTGENRPGRRFWVYGRENAPCRRCGTPIRAGSLGADATRERNVFWCPVCQPTPA; from the coding sequence GTGCCTGAGGGCGACACCGTCTTCCGCGCGGCACGGCGACTCGACGACGTCCTCGCGGGAGCGGTCCTCGAGCGTTTCGATCTGCGCGTGCCGCAAGCGGCCACGATCGATCTCTCCGGGATGACGGTCGAGCATGTGGTCCCGCGGGGCAAGCACCTGCTGCATCGCATCGGCGACTGGACGCTGCACTCCCACCTGAAGATGGAGGGTGAGTGGCACGTGTACCGCCGGGGCGAGCGGTGGCGCGCGCCGGCGTTCAAGGCGCGCGCCGTCCTGTCGACGCGAACGCACGACACGGTGGGGTTCGATCTCGCGGACATCTCGGTCGTCCCGCGCTCGCACGAGCATGAACTCGTGGGTTATCTCGGGCCTGATCCGCTTCGCGAGGACTGGGACCCCGCCGAAGCGGCGCGCCGCGTGCAGGCCGATGAGCGGCCCGTGCACGTGGCGATCCTCGACCAGCGGAACGTCGCGGGTTTCGGAAACGTGTACGCCAACGAGATGCTGTTCGTTCGCGGCATCGCACCCACCGCCCCGGCATCCGAGATCGATGCTCCGTCGCTGATCGACGTCGGAGCCCGCATGATCCGAGCGAACCGCGACCGCTCGAGCCGCACCTTCACGGGCGAGAACCGCCCCGGCCGGCGCTTCTGGGTCTACGGACGCGAGAACGCTCCGTGCCGGCGGTGCGGCACGCCGATCCGCGCCGGCTCTCTCGGTGCCGACGCCACACGGGAGCGCAACGTCTTCTGGTGCCCCGTCTGCCAGCCCACCCCCGCCTGA
- a CDS encoding ATP-dependent helicase has protein sequence MSDVLERFGPATQDWFRGAFSAPTDAQAGAWKAISEGKNALVVAPTGSGKTLSAFLWAIDRVFREPFTPVAPSEPGGRRKKQPGPTEKARRTRILYISPLKALGVDVERNLRSPLVGIGQSARRLGLDVPSVTVGVRSGDTTSSDRRKLVSDPPDILITTPESLYLMLTSQARETLRDVHTVIVDEVHAVAATKRGAHLAVTLERLDDLRREDGPDAKPAQRIGLSATVRPIDEVARFLGGSAPVEIVAPRATKAFDMTVVVPVEDMLNPPPPPGTPDEPADATDEDWFDGDGASSGSLGETEMTGSVWPHVEEAIVDRILQHRSTIVFVNSRRLGERLTGRLNEIYSERLGLALPDETVPAAMMAQAGATAGAEPVLAKAHHGSVSKEQRAQVEEELKSGVLRCVVATSSLELGIDMGAVDLVIQVEAPPSAASGLQRIGRAGHQVGEVSRAALFPKHRADVLHTAIVTERMLAGQIESISVPQNPLDILAQQTVAASALEPLDVEGWYETLKRSAPFRSLPRSAYEATLDLLAGRFPSDEFAELRPRLVWDRDHGTLTGRPGSQRIAVTSGGTIPDRGLFGVFIAGESQNARVGELDEEMVYESRVNDVFTLGTTSWRIVEITHDRVNVVPAFGQPGKVPFWHGDGIGRPAELGEALGKFSRELQAAQPDAAQARLQDAGLDALAQGNLLSYLAEQREATGTLPTDKQLTVERGRDEVGDWRVILHSPYGMKVHAPWALAVNARIRERLGVEGSAVASDDGIIARVPDATAEPPGAELFVFDPDELEELVTVEVGGSALFASRFRECAARALLMPRRNPGRRTPLWQQRQRSAQLLEVARRYPTFPIILETLREVLQDVYDVPALLRIARSIGDRRIRLIETEPSQPSPFARDLLFGYVGAFMYEGDSPLAERRAAALSVDPALLGELLGKVELRELLDPAVITQYEQELQRLDPERRARGLEGVADLLRLLGPLDAAEVAERLHPDDTMSPLEAAAAHLDALVTARRAIVVTIAGVARHAAIEDAGRLRDALGVALPVGVPTAFVEPVADPLGDLVARYARTHGPFVADAVADRLGIGVAVARHTLQRLESRGRITSGFFLPEGRTGGDDTEWCDSEVLRRLRLRSLAAIRGSVEPVPPAAYARFLPVWQHVTRPLEGIDGVAAVVEQLAGVPIPASAWESLILPARVSDYTPALLDELTASGEVVWSGHGALPGRDGWIALHPADAAPLTLAPTELEIAPGSLEHQLIEALSAGGAYFASQLAALTGAANEQSVVEALWSLTWGGAVTNDTFAPIRTLVGGGSQTHRIARRAPRARLYRGASVRPAAASVPARPPALGGRWSTLPTREDDATLRATASASLLLDRYGVVTRGAVQSEGVPGGFAQVYRILAGFEEAGHCRRGYVIEKLGAAQFAASTTVDRLREYAGLSDPPPRRAVTLAATDPANPYGAALGWPALEGVSHRPGRKAGALVVLVDGHLALYLERGGKSALAFTGDDEVLAAAARDLVATARARRLDTLTIEQVNGALVFGAALGRLLRDAGFVESPRGLTLRRLTAGDAARGASRA, from the coding sequence ATGAGCGACGTGCTCGAGCGGTTCGGTCCTGCGACGCAGGACTGGTTCCGCGGCGCCTTCTCGGCCCCGACCGACGCCCAGGCAGGGGCGTGGAAGGCCATTTCGGAGGGCAAGAACGCGCTCGTCGTCGCACCGACGGGGTCGGGCAAGACCCTGTCGGCCTTCCTCTGGGCGATCGACCGCGTGTTCCGCGAACCCTTCACTCCGGTAGCGCCATCCGAGCCCGGCGGGCGTCGGAAGAAGCAGCCGGGGCCTACGGAGAAGGCCCGGCGCACGCGCATCCTCTATATCTCGCCCCTCAAGGCCCTCGGTGTCGATGTCGAACGCAACCTGCGCTCGCCACTCGTGGGCATCGGGCAGTCCGCCCGCCGACTCGGGCTCGACGTGCCGAGCGTGACGGTCGGCGTCCGATCGGGAGACACGACGTCGTCCGACCGGCGCAAGCTCGTGAGCGATCCGCCCGACATCCTCATCACGACGCCCGAGTCCCTCTATCTGATGCTCACGAGCCAGGCGCGGGAGACGCTGCGCGACGTGCACACGGTCATCGTCGACGAAGTCCACGCCGTCGCCGCAACGAAGCGAGGCGCCCACCTCGCGGTCACGCTCGAGCGACTCGACGACCTGCGACGCGAGGACGGACCGGACGCCAAACCCGCGCAGCGGATCGGCCTGTCCGCGACGGTCCGGCCGATCGACGAGGTCGCGCGCTTCCTCGGCGGATCGGCCCCCGTCGAGATCGTCGCGCCGCGCGCCACGAAAGCCTTCGACATGACGGTCGTCGTGCCCGTCGAGGACATGCTCAATCCGCCCCCGCCGCCCGGAACCCCCGACGAGCCGGCCGACGCGACCGACGAGGACTGGTTCGACGGTGACGGCGCGTCCTCGGGTTCTCTCGGCGAGACGGAGATGACCGGATCCGTCTGGCCGCACGTCGAAGAGGCCATCGTCGACCGGATCCTCCAGCATCGTTCGACGATCGTGTTCGTCAACTCACGACGCCTCGGCGAGCGGTTGACGGGACGCCTCAACGAGATCTACTCCGAACGTCTCGGGCTCGCTCTCCCCGACGAGACGGTGCCGGCAGCCATGATGGCGCAAGCCGGCGCGACGGCGGGAGCAGAACCCGTCCTCGCGAAGGCGCACCACGGTTCGGTGTCCAAGGAACAGCGGGCGCAGGTCGAGGAGGAGCTCAAGTCGGGCGTGCTCCGATGCGTCGTGGCGACCTCGAGCCTCGAACTCGGGATCGACATGGGCGCCGTGGATCTCGTCATCCAGGTCGAGGCGCCGCCCAGCGCGGCATCCGGACTTCAGCGCATCGGACGCGCAGGGCACCAGGTCGGCGAAGTGAGCCGCGCGGCACTGTTCCCCAAGCACCGCGCCGACGTCCTCCACACCGCGATCGTGACCGAGCGGATGCTCGCGGGCCAGATCGAGTCGATCTCGGTGCCGCAGAATCCGCTCGACATCCTCGCGCAGCAGACTGTCGCGGCATCCGCTCTCGAACCGCTCGATGTCGAGGGCTGGTACGAGACGCTCAAGCGCTCTGCTCCTTTCCGCTCGCTCCCCCGCTCGGCGTACGAGGCGACGCTCGACCTGCTCGCAGGCCGCTTCCCCTCCGACGAGTTCGCCGAACTCCGCCCACGCCTCGTGTGGGACAGAGATCACGGCACGCTCACGGGGCGGCCGGGTTCGCAGCGCATCGCGGTCACGAGCGGCGGCACGATCCCTGACCGGGGCCTCTTCGGCGTCTTCATCGCGGGCGAATCGCAGAACGCGCGCGTCGGCGAGCTCGATGAGGAGATGGTCTACGAGTCTCGTGTCAACGACGTCTTCACGCTCGGCACGACGAGTTGGCGGATCGTCGAGATCACGCACGACAGGGTCAATGTCGTCCCCGCGTTCGGGCAGCCCGGCAAAGTGCCGTTCTGGCACGGCGACGGGATCGGTCGTCCCGCCGAACTCGGCGAGGCCCTCGGCAAGTTCTCCCGCGAGCTGCAGGCCGCGCAACCCGATGCCGCACAGGCGCGTCTGCAGGATGCCGGCCTCGATGCCCTCGCGCAGGGCAATCTCCTGTCCTATCTGGCTGAGCAGCGCGAAGCGACCGGAACGCTTCCCACCGACAAGCAGTTGACGGTCGAGCGCGGTCGCGACGAGGTCGGCGACTGGCGCGTCATCCTGCATTCCCCGTACGGCATGAAGGTGCACGCGCCGTGGGCGCTGGCCGTCAATGCCCGCATTCGCGAGCGCCTCGGGGTCGAGGGGTCGGCGGTCGCGAGCGACGACGGCATCATCGCGCGCGTTCCGGATGCCACGGCAGAGCCCCCCGGCGCGGAGCTCTTCGTCTTCGATCCCGACGAGCTTGAGGAGCTCGTGACCGTCGAGGTCGGGGGTTCGGCCCTCTTCGCGTCGCGGTTCCGCGAGTGCGCCGCCCGCGCGCTCCTCATGCCGCGCCGCAATCCCGGCCGCCGCACCCCCCTGTGGCAGCAGCGTCAGCGGTCGGCCCAGTTGCTGGAAGTCGCCCGCCGGTATCCGACGTTCCCGATCATCCTCGAGACCCTCCGCGAAGTCCTGCAGGACGTCTACGACGTTCCCGCCCTGCTCCGCATCGCGCGGTCCATCGGCGATCGGCGCATCCGCCTCATCGAGACCGAGCCGTCGCAACCGTCGCCCTTCGCCCGCGACCTCCTGTTCGGCTACGTCGGCGCGTTCATGTACGAGGGCGACTCGCCGCTCGCCGAGCGTCGCGCGGCCGCACTGTCGGTCGATCCCGCGCTGCTGGGCGAACTGCTCGGCAAGGTCGAGCTGCGCGAACTGCTCGACCCCGCCGTCATCACCCAGTACGAGCAGGAACTGCAGCGGCTCGACCCCGAGCGGCGGGCGCGGGGGCTCGAAGGCGTCGCCGACCTCCTGCGGCTGCTCGGTCCCCTCGATGCCGCCGAGGTCGCCGAGCGCCTGCATCCCGACGACACGATGAGTCCGCTAGAGGCCGCCGCCGCGCATCTCGATGCGCTCGTCACGGCCCGGCGTGCGATCGTCGTCACGATCGCGGGAGTGGCGCGTCACGCCGCGATCGAAGACGCCGGACGGTTGCGTGACGCGCTCGGGGTGGCTCTCCCCGTCGGCGTCCCGACGGCTTTCGTCGAGCCCGTCGCCGATCCCCTCGGCGACCTGGTCGCCCGCTACGCCCGCACGCACGGCCCGTTCGTCGCGGATGCCGTCGCAGACCGTCTCGGGATCGGGGTCGCCGTCGCGCGGCATACGCTGCAGCGCCTCGAGTCCCGGGGCCGCATCACGAGCGGGTTCTTCCTCCCCGAGGGCCGCACGGGCGGCGACGACACGGAGTGGTGCGACTCCGAGGTCCTCCGGCGCCTGAGGCTCCGATCGCTCGCGGCGATCCGAGGCAGCGTCGAGCCCGTCCCGCCCGCCGCCTACGCGCGATTCCTCCCGGTGTGGCAGCACGTCACGCGCCCGCTCGAGGGGATCGACGGCGTCGCGGCGGTCGTCGAGCAGCTCGCAGGCGTTCCCATCCCGGCGAGCGCGTGGGAGTCGCTCATCCTCCCGGCACGCGTCTCCGACTACACCCCCGCGCTTCTCGACGAACTCACGGCGAGCGGCGAAGTCGTCTGGTCGGGCCACGGAGCACTCCCCGGACGCGATGGATGGATCGCACTCCACCCCGCGGATGCCGCGCCGCTGACGCTCGCGCCGACCGAACTCGAGATCGCACCAGGCTCGCTCGAGCATCAGCTCATCGAGGCGCTCTCCGCCGGAGGCGCCTACTTCGCCTCACAGCTCGCTGCGCTGACGGGGGCGGCGAACGAGCAGTCCGTCGTCGAGGCGCTCTGGAGCCTCACGTGGGGTGGCGCCGTCACCAACGACACGTTCGCTCCCATCCGCACACTCGTCGGTGGCGGGTCGCAGACGCACCGGATCGCGCGGCGCGCTCCGCGTGCGCGCCTGTACCGCGGCGCGTCGGTGCGGCCCGCCGCGGCATCCGTTCCGGCACGACCCCCCGCTCTCGGGGGCCGCTGGTCGACCCTCCCCACGCGTGAAGACGATGCGACGCTCCGCGCGACCGCCAGTGCGAGCCTCCTGCTCGACCGCTACGGCGTCGTGACCCGCGGGGCCGTCCAATCCGAGGGCGTCCCGGGAGGCTTCGCGCAGGTCTACCGCATCCTCGCGGGGTTCGAAGAGGCGGGGCACTGCCGCCGCGGCTACGTCATCGAGAAGCTCGGTGCCGCCCAGTTCGCGGCATCCACGACCGTCGACCGCCTGCGCGAGTACGCGGGCCTCTCCGACCCGCCGCCGCGGCGCGCGGTGACCCTCGCCGCGACCGACCCCGCCAACCCCTACGGCGCAGCGCTCGGCTGGCCCGCGCTCGAGGGGGTGTCCCACCGGCCGGGGCGCAAGGCAGGGGCGCTCGTCGTGCTCGTCGACGGTCACCTCGCGCTCTACCTCGAGCGCGGCGGCAAGTCTGCACTGGCGTTCACGGGCGATGACGAGGTGCTCGCCGCCGCCGCGCGCGACCTCGTCGCGACAGCCCGCGCGCGTCGACTCGACACGCTCACGATCGAGCAGGTCAATGGCGCTCTCGTCTTCGGCGCGGCGCTCGGTCGACTGTTGCGGGATGCCGGCTTCGTCGAGTCCCCGCGCGGACTCACGCTGCGTCGTCTGACGGCGGGCGACGCCGCGCGCGGGGCGTCCCGTGCCTGA
- a CDS encoding ABC transporter permease: MTAQPTTEAILRARDGGTARRTRAHRSWTDVALNVWGILVLLFLFAPIIVIVIYSFNTGRLLVSWDGFGFDAFLTILEKPAIQNAVRVSLITAVISAVIATILGTLAGIAMARHPGTWVWWLLGLLLLVSVTPEIVDAVALLPFLVWLGQDMGITMFNDGIVRLSVGSSLFATAVVSYIVRARLVGQDANLEEASGDLYARPLTTFRRVTLALAMPAVLAGFLLAFTLALDNTIVAAFVQVSGTTPWPVYVLSAVRSGLRPEIAAVSTIMLLLTLVALALVALVLKRAGDSATQIARTMTGG; this comes from the coding sequence ATGACCGCTCAGCCCACGACCGAGGCGATCCTCCGGGCACGCGACGGCGGCACGGCGCGCCGAACGCGTGCGCACCGCTCCTGGACCGATGTCGCCCTCAACGTCTGGGGCATCCTCGTCCTGCTGTTCCTCTTCGCCCCCATCATCGTCATCGTCATCTACTCGTTCAACACGGGCCGGCTGCTCGTCTCGTGGGATGGCTTCGGCTTCGACGCGTTCCTCACGATCCTCGAGAAGCCCGCGATCCAGAACGCCGTCCGCGTCTCGCTCATCACGGCCGTCATCTCGGCTGTCATCGCGACGATCCTCGGAACCCTCGCCGGCATCGCGATGGCCCGCCACCCCGGCACCTGGGTGTGGTGGTTGCTGGGCCTGCTGCTCCTCGTCTCGGTGACGCCCGAGATCGTCGACGCCGTCGCACTCCTGCCGTTCCTCGTGTGGCTCGGCCAGGACATGGGCATCACGATGTTCAACGACGGCATCGTGCGTCTCTCGGTCGGATCGTCGCTCTTCGCGACCGCCGTCGTGTCGTACATCGTGCGCGCGCGCCTCGTCGGTCAGGACGCGAACCTCGAGGAGGCGTCGGGCGACCTCTACGCGCGTCCGCTCACGACGTTCCGCCGTGTGACCCTCGCGCTCGCGATGCCCGCCGTGCTCGCAGGGTTCCTCCTCGCGTTCACCCTGGCCCTCGACAACACGATCGTCGCGGCGTTCGTGCAGGTGTCGGGAACGACGCCGTGGCCGGTCTACGTCCTGAGCGCCGTGCGATCGGGTCTCCGCCCTGAAATCGCGGCCGTGTCGACGATCATGCTGCTCCTCACGCTCGTCGCTCTCGCGCTCGTCGCGCTCGTCCTCAAGCGCGCAGGCGATTCCGCGACCCAGATCGCCCGCACCATGACGGGAGGCTGA